The following coding sequences are from one Streptomyces venezuelae window:
- a CDS encoding helix-turn-helix domain-containing protein — MSNIYGEWLKSQREAAGLTQQELADMALMTRSHIAHIEAGRRIPSREDARRLDMALGTGNVLSSFLPDDDIAVAEYFEAALQLEQQATMIREFALSFIPGILQTEGYARAVLGTSFPPVGEQERDRLLVTRLERARALANPVTPVVWALLDEAVLRRVIGSPAVMAEQLRHVEALVKSGRVRVHVLPLTLGFHPLLESMLTLMWFEDQPPVAYSEGVCMGKVHDSPSTVHQLQARYDHALSDALPLKESLALVRATAEDYEHHD; from the coding sequence ATGAGCAACATCTACGGGGAATGGCTGAAGTCCCAACGGGAGGCAGCCGGGCTCACGCAGCAGGAGCTGGCCGACATGGCGCTCATGACGCGTTCGCACATCGCGCACATCGAGGCGGGCCGCCGCATTCCCTCCCGGGAGGACGCGCGGAGGCTGGACATGGCGCTGGGCACGGGGAATGTCCTGAGCAGCTTCCTGCCGGACGACGACATAGCGGTGGCGGAGTACTTCGAGGCGGCGCTGCAACTCGAACAACAGGCGACGATGATCCGGGAGTTCGCGCTGTCGTTCATCCCCGGCATCCTCCAGACGGAGGGGTACGCGCGTGCGGTTCTGGGCACGTCGTTCCCTCCGGTGGGCGAACAGGAACGTGACAGACTCCTTGTCACACGCCTTGAGCGAGCGAGGGCCCTTGCGAATCCCGTGACGCCCGTAGTGTGGGCGCTACTCGATGAGGCGGTACTGCGTCGGGTGATCGGCAGTCCCGCAGTGATGGCGGAACAACTCCGGCACGTTGAGGCGCTGGTCAAGTCAGGGCGCGTGCGCGTACACGTACTGCCGCTCACCCTGGGTTTTCACCCACTGCTGGAGAGCATGCTCACGCTGATGTGGTTCGAGGACCAACCCCCCGTGGCGTACAGCGAGGGAGTATGCATGGGCAAGGTCCACGACTCCCCCTCCACGGTCCACCAACTGCAGGCTCGTTACGATCACGCACTGAGTGACGCACTGCCCCTGAAGGAATCACTCGCCCTGGTACGGGCAACGGCGGAGGACTACGAACACCATGACTAG
- a CDS encoding S28 family serine protease, translating into MRKALRWVLSLVVLIGTVGVAGATTGTATAADHTNTSSRADSTDIKDRLLAIPGMSLIEEKPYPGYRFFVLNYTQPVDHRHPSKGTFKQRLTVLHKDTSRPTVFYTSGYSVSTNPSRREPTQIVDGNQVSMEYRYFTPSRPQPADWSKLDIWQAASDQHRIHKALKSIYGKKWLATGGSKGGMTATYYERFYPRDMDGVVAYVAPNDVVDKEDSAYDEFLAGVGPRECRTRIQDVQREALVRREPLSAKLAAYAEAEGYTFKTVGTLDKAFEAVVMDLVWGFWQYQPAATACGEIPDAATATDQEIFDYVDSVGGWSSYTDQGLEPYTPYYYQAGTELGAPTIGQPWLGDLSRYGYQPPRNFVPRDIPMKFKPNAMRDVDRWVRHNAHRMMYVYGEYDPWGAEPFRPARGAKHDSHVFTAPGANHGANVAQLVAADKAKATQRIQAWAGVSSPSGKPLATYDKKLDRRDVRKEQTLRP; encoded by the coding sequence ATGCGCAAGGCGCTCAGATGGGTGCTGTCGCTCGTGGTGCTGATAGGCACCGTGGGCGTGGCCGGAGCGACGACCGGGACGGCGACGGCCGCGGACCACACGAACACCAGTAGTCGTGCCGACAGCACCGACATCAAGGACAGGCTGCTCGCCATACCCGGCATGAGCCTGATCGAGGAGAAGCCGTACCCCGGCTACCGTTTCTTCGTACTCAACTACACCCAGCCGGTGGACCACCGGCACCCGTCCAAAGGCACCTTCAAGCAGCGCCTGACCGTGCTGCACAAGGACACCAGCCGCCCGACGGTCTTCTACACCAGCGGCTACAGCGTCTCCACGAACCCCAGCCGCCGCGAGCCGACGCAGATCGTCGACGGCAACCAGGTCTCCATGGAGTACCGCTACTTCACGCCCTCGCGCCCGCAGCCGGCCGACTGGTCCAAGCTCGACATCTGGCAGGCCGCCAGCGACCAGCACCGCATCCACAAGGCGCTGAAGTCGATCTACGGCAAGAAGTGGCTGGCCACCGGAGGCTCGAAGGGCGGCATGACCGCCACGTACTACGAGCGCTTCTACCCGCGTGACATGGACGGCGTCGTCGCCTACGTCGCCCCCAACGACGTCGTCGACAAGGAGGACTCGGCGTACGACGAGTTCCTCGCCGGCGTCGGCCCGCGCGAGTGCCGCACCCGGATCCAGGACGTGCAGCGCGAGGCGCTCGTGCGCAGGGAGCCGCTGTCCGCGAAGCTCGCCGCCTACGCCGAGGCCGAGGGGTACACCTTCAAGACCGTCGGCACGCTCGACAAGGCCTTCGAAGCGGTCGTCATGGACCTGGTGTGGGGCTTCTGGCAGTACCAGCCCGCCGCCACCGCCTGCGGCGAGATCCCGGACGCGGCCACCGCGACCGACCAGGAGATCTTCGACTACGTCGACTCGGTCGGCGGCTGGTCCTCCTACACCGACCAGGGCCTCGAGCCCTACACGCCGTACTACTACCAGGCGGGCACGGAGCTCGGCGCGCCCACCATCGGCCAGCCCTGGCTCGGCGACCTCAGCCGCTACGGCTACCAGCCGCCGCGCAACTTCGTGCCGCGCGACATCCCGATGAAGTTCAAGCCGAACGCGATGCGGGACGTCGACCGCTGGGTGCGGCACAACGCGCACCGGATGATGTACGTGTACGGCGAGTACGACCCGTGGGGCGCCGAACCGTTCCGCCCCGCGCGTGGCGCCAAGCACGACTCGCACGTCTTCACGGCGCCCGGCGCCAACCACGGCGCGAACGTGGCGCAGCTCGTCGCCGCCGACAAGGCGAAGGCGACGCAGCGGATCCAGGCGTGGGCCGGGGTGTCCTCGCCCTCGGGCAAGCCGCTGGCCACGTACGACAAGAAGCTGGACCGGCGCGACGTGCGCAAGGAGCAGACCCTGCGGCCGTGA
- a CDS encoding serine hydrolase, translating into MTDPISGMSRRARMLSAGLAAGVLVPLGTAATATPAVAAPAPTVTCTSAQAGLAAKLTKDITAALKNRKGTVAVGLYDRTTKTTCTLRGSTSFDSASVVKTTVLAALLWDAKKTERKLTERESDLAYAMITKSDNTATSTLWRQLGTGKIKEFLKAAKMTKTTPGADGYWGLTRINVTDEQKLLALITAKNTVLSDNARAYILKLMGKVVSSQRWGTPAGTPSGVSIHVKNGWLQRSTHGWRVHSIGAFKGGGHDYTISVLTHGNSTMNYGVATIQGVAKAIHKDLTPRAASANRYAPTDTPREAFVAVPGS; encoded by the coding sequence ATGACTGACCCGATATCCGGGATGTCCCGGCGCGCCCGCATGCTCTCGGCAGGCCTCGCCGCCGGAGTGCTCGTGCCGCTCGGCACGGCCGCCACCGCGACGCCCGCCGTCGCCGCGCCCGCGCCCACGGTCACCTGCACCTCCGCGCAGGCCGGTCTCGCCGCCAAGCTCACCAAGGACATCACCGCCGCGCTGAAGAACCGCAAGGGCACGGTCGCGGTCGGTCTCTACGACCGGACCACGAAGACGACCTGCACCCTGCGCGGGTCCACGTCGTTCGACTCCGCGAGCGTCGTCAAGACGACCGTGCTCGCGGCGCTCCTGTGGGACGCGAAGAAGACCGAGCGGAAGCTGACCGAGCGCGAGTCGGACCTCGCGTACGCCATGATCACCAAGTCGGACAACACGGCGACGAGCACGCTCTGGCGGCAGCTCGGCACGGGGAAGATCAAGGAGTTCCTCAAGGCCGCCAAGATGACGAAGACCACGCCGGGGGCCGACGGTTACTGGGGCCTGACCCGGATCAACGTGACCGACGAGCAGAAGCTGCTCGCCCTGATCACCGCCAAGAACACCGTCCTGAGCGACAACGCGCGCGCCTACATCCTCAAGCTCATGGGCAAGGTCGTCTCGTCGCAGCGCTGGGGCACCCCGGCGGGCACGCCGTCCGGCGTCTCCATCCACGTCAAGAACGGCTGGCTCCAGCGGTCGACGCACGGCTGGCGCGTGCACAGCATCGGCGCGTTCAAGGGCGGCGGCCACGACTACACGATCTCCGTGCTCACGCACGGCAACAGCACGATGAACTATGGCGTCGCCACGATCCAGGGGGTGGCCAAGGCCATCCACAAGGATCTGACGCCCCGCGCCGCGTCGGCGAACAGGTACGCCCCCACGGACACGCCGCGTGAGGCGTTCGTGGCGGTGCCCGGCAGCTGA
- a CDS encoding ABC transporter ATP-binding protein: MAEQRGWAKRLTGYAWRYPKDVVLALGSSLGGMAVMALVPLITKVIIDDVIGQDGQGGTRSMGPWAGALIGAALVVYVLTYIRRYYGGRLALDVQHDLRTEMYGTITRLDGRRQDELSTGQVVGRATSDLQLIQGLLFMLPMTIGNILLFVISLVIMAWLSLPLTLVALAVAPALWVIARRSRSRLHPATWYAQAQAAAVAGVVDGAVSGVRVVKGFGQEEQETGKLREVGRRLYAGRLRTIRLNSRYTPALQAVPMLGQVAMLAVGGWLAVEGDITLGTFVAFSTYLAQLVGPVRMLAMVLTVGQQARAGVERVLELIDTEPSMADGRKELPADAPATVEFDDVSFAYEDDRPVLDGLSFEIRPGETLAVVGSSGSGKSTVSLLLPRFYDVTHGAVLIGGHDVRELTLDSLRSAIGLVPEDSFLFSDTVGANIAYGHPDATREQIETAARAAQAHGFISELPEGYDTKVGEQGLTLSGGQRQRIALARAILTDPRLLVLDDATSAVDARVEHEIHEALRGVMAGRTTLLIAHRRSTLGLADRIAVLDEGRLADLGTHEELEERSALYRRLLTDPDELGGVSPGHALPVADLPEDTSVRDELDAEFDAERGITPALWTGDRDAKSAKDPALAGMPSTPELLAQVDALPPATDTPGIDEARAVTPEESYGLRRLLAGFGVPLLFSLLLVAVDAGMGLLLPVLIRHGIDEGVSDLALGAVWTASGLALAAVAVQWAAQTGETRMTGRTGERVLYSLRLKIFSQLQRLGLDYYERELTGRIMTRMTTDVDALSTFLQTGLVTAFVSVVTFFGIMVALLVIDVELALVVFATLPLLVVGTYFFRKSSVKAYELARERVSVVNADLQESVAGLRIVQAFRRERAGAERFAENSDSYRQARIRGQWLISVYFPFVQLLSSVAVVAVLIVGAGRVEAGTLTTGALVAYLLYIDLFFAPVQQLSQVFDGYQQASVSLGRIQELLQEPTSTKAADEPREVLSLRGEIAFEDVDFAYAATGDGEPEEALSDVRLTIPAGQTVAFVGETGAGKSTLVKLVARFYDPTAGRVTVDGTDLRSLDLTSYRHRLGVVPQEAYLFAGTVRDAIAYGRPDATDAQVEAAARAVGAHDMIATLDGGYLHEVSERGRNLSAGQRQLIALARAELVDPDILLLDEATAALDLATEAQVNQATDRIAGRRTTLVVAHRLTTAARADRVVVMDHGRVAEDGTHEELLALDGRYARLWRTFVGEPVEAA; this comes from the coding sequence GTGGCGGAGCAACGGGGCTGGGCGAAACGACTCACCGGGTACGCGTGGCGGTACCCCAAGGACGTCGTGCTCGCGCTCGGCTCCTCGCTCGGCGGCATGGCCGTCATGGCCCTCGTACCGCTGATCACCAAGGTGATCATCGATGACGTCATAGGCCAGGACGGACAGGGCGGCACCCGCTCCATGGGCCCGTGGGCGGGCGCCCTCATCGGCGCCGCCCTCGTCGTCTACGTCCTCACCTACATCCGCCGCTACTACGGCGGCCGTCTCGCCCTCGACGTCCAGCACGACCTGCGGACCGAGATGTACGGGACGATCACCAGGCTCGACGGGCGGCGCCAGGACGAGCTGTCCACCGGGCAGGTCGTGGGGCGGGCGACGAGCGACCTCCAGCTCATCCAGGGCCTGCTCTTCATGTTGCCGATGACCATCGGCAACATCCTGCTGTTCGTCATCTCGCTCGTGATCATGGCGTGGCTGTCCCTGCCGCTCACCCTCGTCGCCCTCGCCGTCGCCCCCGCCCTCTGGGTCATCGCCCGCCGCTCCCGCTCCCGGCTGCACCCCGCCACCTGGTACGCGCAGGCCCAGGCCGCCGCCGTCGCCGGAGTGGTCGACGGCGCCGTCAGCGGCGTACGCGTGGTGAAGGGCTTCGGGCAGGAGGAGCAGGAGACCGGGAAGCTCCGTGAGGTCGGGCGCAGGCTCTACGCCGGACGGCTGCGGACCATCCGCCTCAACTCCCGCTACACCCCCGCCCTCCAGGCCGTCCCCATGCTCGGCCAGGTCGCCATGCTCGCCGTCGGCGGCTGGCTGGCCGTCGAGGGCGACATCACCCTCGGCACGTTCGTCGCCTTCTCCACCTATCTCGCCCAGCTCGTCGGACCCGTGCGCATGCTGGCCATGGTCCTCACCGTCGGCCAGCAGGCCCGCGCCGGCGTGGAGCGCGTCCTCGAACTGATCGACACCGAGCCGAGCATGGCGGACGGCCGCAAGGAGCTGCCCGCCGACGCCCCGGCGACGGTCGAGTTCGACGATGTCTCCTTCGCCTACGAAGACGACCGGCCCGTCCTCGACGGGCTCTCCTTCGAGATCCGCCCCGGCGAGACCCTCGCCGTCGTCGGCTCCTCCGGCAGCGGCAAGTCGACCGTCTCGCTGCTCCTGCCGCGCTTCTACGACGTGACGCACGGCGCCGTCCTCATCGGCGGCCACGACGTGCGCGAGCTGACCCTCGACTCCCTGCGCTCCGCCATCGGGCTCGTCCCCGAGGACTCCTTCCTCTTCTCCGACACCGTCGGCGCCAACATCGCCTACGGCCACCCGGACGCCACCCGCGAGCAGATCGAGACCGCCGCGCGCGCCGCCCAGGCCCACGGCTTCATATCCGAGCTGCCCGAGGGGTACGACACCAAGGTCGGCGAGCAGGGCCTCACCCTCTCCGGCGGCCAGCGCCAGCGCATCGCGCTCGCCCGCGCCATCCTCACCGACCCCCGCCTCCTCGTCCTCGACGACGCCACATCGGCCGTCGACGCGCGCGTGGAGCACGAGATCCACGAGGCCCTGCGGGGCGTCATGGCGGGGCGGACCACCCTGCTCATCGCCCACCGCCGCTCCACCCTCGGCCTCGCCGACCGCATCGCCGTCCTCGACGAAGGACGCCTCGCCGACCTCGGCACCCACGAGGAGCTGGAGGAGCGCTCCGCCCTCTACCGGCGGCTGCTCACCGACCCCGACGAGCTCGGCGGCGTATCGCCCGGCCACGCCCTGCCCGTCGCCGACCTGCCCGAGGACACCTCCGTACGCGACGAGCTCGACGCCGAGTTCGACGCGGAGCGCGGCATCACGCCCGCCCTGTGGACCGGCGACCGGGACGCCAAGAGCGCCAAGGACCCCGCCCTCGCCGGGATGCCGTCCACGCCCGAGCTCCTCGCCCAGGTCGACGCGCTGCCCCCGGCCACCGACACCCCCGGTATCGACGAGGCACGGGCCGTCACGCCCGAGGAGTCGTACGGGCTGCGCAGGCTGCTCGCCGGATTCGGCGTGCCGCTGCTGTTCAGCCTGCTCCTCGTCGCCGTCGACGCGGGCATGGGCCTGCTGCTTCCCGTCCTGATCCGGCACGGCATCGACGAGGGCGTCTCCGACCTCGCGCTCGGCGCCGTCTGGACAGCGTCCGGCCTCGCGCTCGCCGCGGTCGCCGTGCAGTGGGCGGCGCAGACCGGCGAGACACGCATGACCGGGCGCACCGGCGAGCGCGTCCTGTACTCGCTCCGCCTCAAGATCTTCTCGCAGCTCCAGCGGCTCGGGCTCGACTACTACGAGCGGGAGCTCACCGGGCGCATCATGACCCGGATGACGACCGACGTCGACGCGTTGTCGACGTTCCTGCAGACCGGGCTCGTCACCGCGTTCGTCTCCGTCGTCACCTTCTTCGGCATCATGGTCGCCCTGCTCGTCATCGACGTGGAGCTCGCCCTCGTCGTCTTCGCGACACTGCCGCTGCTGGTCGTCGGCACGTACTTCTTCCGCAAGTCGAGCGTGAAGGCGTACGAGCTGGCGCGCGAGCGCGTGTCCGTCGTCAACGCCGACCTCCAGGAGTCCGTCGCCGGGCTGCGCATCGTGCAGGCCTTCCGGCGCGAGCGCGCGGGCGCCGAACGGTTCGCCGAGAACAGCGACAGCTACCGGCAGGCCCGCATCCGCGGCCAGTGGCTGATCTCCGTGTACTTCCCGTTCGTGCAGCTCCTGTCCTCCGTCGCCGTCGTCGCCGTGCTGATCGTCGGCGCAGGTCGGGTCGAGGCGGGCACCCTGACGACCGGCGCGCTCGTCGCGTACCTCCTCTACATCGACCTCTTCTTCGCCCCCGTGCAGCAGCTCTCGCAGGTCTTCGACGGCTACCAGCAGGCGTCCGTCTCGCTCGGCCGCATCCAGGAACTGCTCCAGGAGCCGACGTCGACGAAGGCCGCCGACGAGCCCAGGGAGGTGCTCTCCCTGCGCGGTGAGATCGCCTTCGAGGACGTGGACTTCGCGTACGCGGCCACGGGCGACGGCGAGCCCGAGGAGGCGCTCAGCGACGTACGCCTGACGATCCCCGCCGGACAGACCGTCGCCTTCGTCGGCGAGACCGGCGCGGGCAAGTCGACGCTCGTGAAGCTCGTCGCCCGCTTCTACGACCCGACGGCGGGCCGCGTCACGGTCGACGGCACGGACCTGCGCTCCCTCGACCTCACCTCGTACCGCCACCGCCTCGGTGTCGTCCCGCAGGAGGCGTACCTCTTCGCGGGCACCGTCCGCGACGCCATCGCCTACGGCCGCCCCGACGCCACCGACGCCCAGGTCGAGGCCGCAGCCCGCGCGGTCGGCGCGCACGACATGATCGCCACCCTGGACGGCGGCTACCTCCACGAGGTCAGCGAGCGCGGCCGCAACCTCTCCGCGGGACAGCGCCAGCTGATCGCGCTGGCCCGCGCCGAACTGGTCGACCCCGACATCCTGCTCCTCGACGAGGCGACGGCCGCCCTCGACCTCGCCACGGAGGCGCAGGTCAACCAGGCCACCGACCGCATCGCCGGGCGGCGCACCACGCTCGTCGTCGCCCACCGCCTCACCACGGCGGCCCGCGCCGACCGCGTCGTCGTGATGGACCACGGCCGGGTCGCCGAGGACGGCACGCACGAGGAGCTCCTCGCGCTCGACGGGCGGTACGCGCGTTTGTGGCGGACGTTCGTGGGGGAGCCGGTCGAGGCGGCCTGA
- a CDS encoding DUF397 domain-containing protein: MTSHTIPNAAALNGWRKSSYSGSEGGSCVEVLDGHPAGIPVRDSKTPHGPALVFPPEGWSSFVTAIKDGRLTD; encoded by the coding sequence ATGACTAGCCACACCATCCCGAACGCTGCCGCACTGAACGGCTGGCGGAAGTCGTCCTACAGCGGCAGCGAAGGCGGCAGCTGCGTCGAGGTGCTGGACGGCCACCCCGCAGGCATACCCGTCCGCGACTCCAAGACACCGCACGGCCCCGCACTGGTCTTCCCCCCGGAGGGCTGGTCCTCGTTCGTCACGGCGATCAAGGACGGACGCCTCACCGACTGA
- the speB gene encoding agmatinase — protein sequence MSSNETPRGPVDSSRIPRYAGPATYARLPRLDEVGGTTDIAVVGVPFDTGVSYRPGARFGGNAIREASRLLRPYNPAQDASPFALAQVADAGDIAANPFNINEAVETIEAAADDLLGSGARMMTLGGDHTIALPLLRSVAKKHGPVALLHFDAHLDTWDTYFGAEYTHGTPFRRAVEEGILDTEALSHVGTRGPLYGKKDLTDDEKMGFGIVTSADIYRRGADEVADQLRQRIGDRPLYISIDIDCLDPAHAPGTGTPEAGGMTSRELLEILRGLASCNLVSADVVEVAPAYDHAEITAVAASHTAYELTTIMSRQIAAGRAAQQ from the coding sequence ATGAGCAGCAACGAGACGCCCCGCGGCCCCGTCGACTCCTCCCGCATCCCGCGGTACGCGGGCCCGGCGACGTACGCCCGGCTGCCCCGCCTCGACGAGGTCGGCGGCACGACGGACATCGCGGTGGTCGGCGTGCCGTTCGACACCGGCGTCTCGTACCGTCCCGGCGCCCGCTTCGGCGGCAACGCGATCCGCGAGGCCTCCCGCCTCCTGCGCCCCTACAACCCGGCGCAGGACGCCTCGCCGTTCGCCCTCGCGCAGGTCGCGGACGCCGGTGACATAGCGGCCAACCCGTTCAACATCAACGAGGCCGTGGAGACCATCGAGGCCGCCGCCGACGACCTCCTCGGCTCCGGGGCCCGCATGATGACCCTCGGCGGCGACCACACCATCGCCCTGCCGCTGCTCCGCTCGGTCGCCAAGAAGCACGGCCCGGTCGCGCTGCTCCACTTCGACGCGCACCTGGACACCTGGGACACGTACTTCGGCGCCGAGTACACGCACGGCACGCCGTTCCGCCGCGCCGTCGAGGAGGGCATCCTCGACACCGAGGCGCTCTCCCACGTCGGCACGCGCGGCCCGCTGTACGGCAAGAAGGACCTCACCGACGACGAGAAGATGGGCTTCGGCATCGTCACCTCGGCGGACATCTACCGCCGCGGCGCCGACGAGGTCGCCGACCAGCTCCGCCAGCGCATCGGCGACCGCCCCCTCTACATCTCCATCGACATCGACTGCCTCGACCCGGCCCACGCGCCCGGCACCGGCACCCCCGAGGCCGGCGGCATGACCTCCCGCGAACTCCTGGAGATCCTGCGCGGCCTCGCCTCCTGCAACCTCGTCTCCGCCGACGTCGTCGAGGTCGCCCCGGCCTACGACCACGCGGAGATCACGGCCGTCGCCGCCTCCCACACCGCGTACGAACTGACGACGATCATGAGCAGGCAGATCGCCGCGGGACGCGCCGCGCAGCAGTAG
- a CDS encoding thiamine pyrophosphate-binding protein: MTHDHDLVLRPTPRQTEAALNPPPGRNGGDLVMETLAGLGATTVFGLPGQHALGMFDALRRSSLSYVGFRVENNTGFAADAYGRITGEVAPLLLSTGPGALTSLAALQEAAAGSSPVLAIGSQVPVAGLGGGRHGYLHELRDQQASFRDIVKSVHTVRTASQIPSAVAAAWESALTAPHGPVWVEIPQDVLLAETTLPVVTAMDATPEEVVPRPELTAVAADLLSRAERPAIIAGGGVVRSDASGKLRALAELLDAPVVTTFGGKGAFPWEHPLSLQSWLEDRHTTDFLEDADVLLVVGSGLGELSSNYHTFKPRGRVIQIEADAGKLESNHPALGIHADARTALSALLETIDIPREDASAPERVAAVLGKVRERIAAQDLTREQQVLAAVREALPDASPSFWDMTILAYWAWSAFDARRPNTMHSAQGAGGLGYGFPAALGAAVADPSHPVLAVSGDGGAMYSIAELATAKQYGLNVTWLIVDDGGYGILREYMSDAFGEATATELARPDFVALAESFGVPGVRTTPETLRDDLAKALSEPGPSVVVLPALLRMFAPTHQV, from the coding sequence ATGACCCACGACCACGACCTGGTGCTGCGCCCCACGCCGCGCCAGACGGAGGCCGCCCTCAACCCGCCCCCCGGGCGCAACGGCGGCGACCTCGTCATGGAGACCCTCGCCGGCCTGGGCGCGACCACCGTCTTCGGACTGCCCGGCCAGCACGCGCTCGGCATGTTCGACGCGCTGCGGCGCTCCTCGCTCTCGTACGTCGGATTCCGCGTCGAGAACAACACGGGCTTCGCGGCGGACGCGTACGGCCGCATCACCGGCGAGGTCGCCCCGCTGCTGCTCTCCACCGGCCCCGGCGCGCTCACCTCGCTCGCCGCGCTCCAGGAGGCGGCGGCGGGCTCCTCGCCGGTCCTCGCCATCGGCAGCCAGGTCCCGGTGGCCGGGCTCGGCGGCGGGCGTCACGGCTATCTGCACGAACTCCGCGACCAGCAGGCCTCGTTCAGGGACATCGTGAAGTCCGTGCACACGGTCCGTACGGCCTCGCAGATCCCGTCCGCCGTCGCCGCCGCCTGGGAGTCCGCGCTCACCGCACCGCACGGCCCGGTCTGGGTGGAGATCCCGCAGGACGTGCTGCTCGCGGAGACGACGCTGCCCGTCGTCACGGCGATGGACGCGACTCCGGAGGAGGTCGTGCCGCGCCCCGAGCTGACGGCGGTCGCCGCCGACCTGCTGTCCCGCGCCGAACGCCCGGCGATCATCGCGGGCGGCGGTGTCGTCCGCTCGGACGCGAGCGGCAAGCTGCGCGCGCTCGCCGAGCTGCTCGACGCCCCGGTCGTCACGACCTTCGGCGGCAAGGGTGCCTTCCCCTGGGAGCACCCGCTCTCGCTCCAGTCCTGGCTGGAGGACCGCCACACCACGGACTTCCTGGAGGACGCGGACGTCCTGCTCGTCGTAGGCTCCGGCCTCGGCGAACTGTCCTCGAACTACCACACGTTCAAGCCCCGCGGCCGGGTGATCCAGATCGAGGCGGACGCGGGGAAGCTGGAGTCCAACCACCCGGCGCTCGGCATCCACGCGGACGCGCGCACGGCGCTGTCGGCGCTCCTGGAGACGATCGACATCCCCAGGGAGGACGCGTCGGCGCCCGAGCGGGTCGCGGCGGTCCTCGGCAAGGTCCGCGAGCGCATCGCCGCCCAGGACCTCACCCGGGAGCAGCAGGTCCTCGCCGCCGTCCGTGAGGCGCTGCCGGACGCGTCACCGTCCTTCTGGGACATGACGATCCTCGCGTACTGGGCGTGGTCCGCCTTCGACGCGCGGCGCCCCAACACCATGCACTCGGCGCAGGGCGCGGGCGGCCTCGGCTACGGCTTCCCGGCCGCGCTCGGCGCGGCCGTCGCCGACCCCTCCCACCCGGTGCTCGCCGTCTCGGGCGACGGCGGCGCGATGTACTCGATCGCGGAGCTGGCGACGGCGAAGCAGTACGGGCTGAACGTGACCTGGCTGATCGTCGACGACGGCGGCTACGGCATCCTGCGCGAGTACATGTCCGACGCGTTCGGCGAGGCGACGGCCACGGAGCTGGCGCGGCCGGACTTCGTCGCGCTCGCGGAGTCGTTCGGAGTGCCGGGCGTCCGTACGACCCCGGAGACGCTCCGGGACGACCTCGCGAAGGCGCTGTCCGAACCGGGGCCGTCGGTCGTCGTCCTTCCGGCGCTGCTGCGGATGTTCGCGCCGACGCATCAGGTCTAG